In Oryza glaberrima chromosome 8, OglaRS2, whole genome shotgun sequence, the following are encoded in one genomic region:
- the LOC127782266 gene encoding uncharacterized protein LOC127782266 isoform X1, whose translation MGRRKQQRQDAAAASFSDDVDVARNLRGMPWLVWLLFETPSGFAMFSFNSYIFEEENAIEFTGFLFLLMQHIWANFVEDYMAKNCLWLKQFQKFEDKSAAINCTTGLGKELRDMLKIWCRRGEKLMVGSLEYKEIIEADQELKGVTCLYNDFVTEVMWGIKNLMHILVPEEQKVLTKEERLPVSKGLEMILHRYKFDVKPEMINNDIVETACYLYHCDFLEKRHSKGLHLSDYHLLKISGLNSSEWDTMKLVTALNKITRPGEEIEHPPEMFSSDELLKIEKDADKYKDKIYKTAVSEIWNDLVCSYSIKKEKLRHMQFLVEAAAQEAAKREVNQAGND comes from the exons ATGGGGCGACGAAAGCAGCAGCGtcaggacgccgccgccgcctccttctccgacgacgtcgacgtcgcTAG AAATCTTAGGGGGATGCCCTGGTTAGTTTGGTTGCTTTTCGAGACGCCCTCCGGATTCGCAATGTTTTCCTTCAATAGCTACATCTTCGAAGAAGAGAATGCAATCGAg TTTACTGGTTTCTTGTTTCTACTCATGCAGCACATTTGGGCCAACTTCGTCGAGGACTATATGGCAAAAAACTGT CTCTGGCTGAAacaatttcaaaagtttgaggACAAGTCTGCTGCTATTAATTGTACTACTGGTCTTGGCAAAGAACTGAGAGATATGCTGAAGATTTGGTGCCGTCGTGGGGAGAAGCTAATGGTTGGAAGCCTAGAATACAAAGAAATAATCGAAGCTGATCAGGAGCTGAAG GGAGTAACATGCCTGTATAATGATTTTGTGACGGAGGTGATGTGGGGGATCAAGAATCTCATGCACATTTTAGTGCCTGAAGAACAAAAGGTGCTGACCAAGGAGGAGCGCCTCCCAGTGAGTAAAGGATTGGAAATGATCCTGCACCGTtataaatttgatgttaagCCAGAGATG ATCAACAATGATATAGTGGAAACAGCTTGCTACTTATATCATTGTGACTTTCTTGAAAAGAGGCATTCCAAGGGCCTTCACTTGTCAGATTATCACCTTCTGAAAATATCTGGGTTGAACAGTTCCGAATGGGATACTATGAAACTAGTAACTGCTCTGAATAAGATAACTCGCCCTGGAGAAGAAATTGAGCACCCCCCTGAG ATGTTTTCATCAGATGAGCTATTAAAGATAGAGAAAGATGCAGATAAATACAAGGATAAGATCTATAAGACTGCTGTCTCTGAGATCTGGAATGACTTAGTGTGTTCCTACAGTATCAAGAAGGAAAAGCTGAGACACATGCAATTCTTGGTTGAGGCGGCGGCACAGGAAGCTGCCAAGAGGGAGGTCAATCAAGCTGGTAATGATTGA
- the LOC127783145 gene encoding late embryogenesis abundant protein D-34-like, protein MSQQGIWYGDVFPVTRSLAAKPIAPRDAATCSRRAENLVLGKTVKGGPAAAMESAASRNEEMGVIGHDQSTDATAEHGVNVSNTLVLGGSRIVTEFVAGQVITLLHEHSSSLPSLRLFEQDDGAATLRLPQP, encoded by the coding sequence ATGAGCCAGCAAGGGATCTGGTATGGCGACGTGTTCCCGGTGACCAGAAGCCTCGCGGCCAAGCCCATCGCGCCGCGGGACGCGGCGACTTGCAGTCGGCGCGCGGAGAACCTCGTGTTGGGGAAGACGGTCAAGGgcggcccggccgccgccatggagtCCGCGGCGAGTCGTAACGAGGAGATGGGCGTCATCGGACATGACCAGTCCACGGACGCCACCGCCGAGCATGGCGTCAACGTCTCCAATACTCTCGTCCTCGGCGGCAGCCGCATCGTCACTGAGTTCGTCGCCGGCCAGGTAATCACACTGTTGCATGAACACAGTTCGTCGTTGCCGTCTCTCCGATTGTTCGAGCAGGATGATGGCGCCGCTACCCTCCGACTCCCGCAACCCTAG
- the LOC127782266 gene encoding uncharacterized protein LOC127782266 isoform X2 translates to MGRRKQQRQDAAAASFSDDVDVARNLRGMPWLVWLLFETPSGFAMFSFNSYIFEEENAIEHIWANFVEDYMAKNCLWLKQFQKFEDKSAAINCTTGLGKELRDMLKIWCRRGEKLMVGSLEYKEIIEADQELKGVTCLYNDFVTEVMWGIKNLMHILVPEEQKVLTKEERLPVSKGLEMILHRYKFDVKPEMINNDIVETACYLYHCDFLEKRHSKGLHLSDYHLLKISGLNSSEWDTMKLVTALNKITRPGEEIEHPPEMFSSDELLKIEKDADKYKDKIYKTAVSEIWNDLVCSYSIKKEKLRHMQFLVEAAAQEAAKREVNQAGND, encoded by the exons ATGGGGCGACGAAAGCAGCAGCGtcaggacgccgccgccgcctccttctccgacgacgtcgacgtcgcTAG AAATCTTAGGGGGATGCCCTGGTTAGTTTGGTTGCTTTTCGAGACGCCCTCCGGATTCGCAATGTTTTCCTTCAATAGCTACATCTTCGAAGAAGAGAATGCAATCGAg CACATTTGGGCCAACTTCGTCGAGGACTATATGGCAAAAAACTGT CTCTGGCTGAAacaatttcaaaagtttgaggACAAGTCTGCTGCTATTAATTGTACTACTGGTCTTGGCAAAGAACTGAGAGATATGCTGAAGATTTGGTGCCGTCGTGGGGAGAAGCTAATGGTTGGAAGCCTAGAATACAAAGAAATAATCGAAGCTGATCAGGAGCTGAAG GGAGTAACATGCCTGTATAATGATTTTGTGACGGAGGTGATGTGGGGGATCAAGAATCTCATGCACATTTTAGTGCCTGAAGAACAAAAGGTGCTGACCAAGGAGGAGCGCCTCCCAGTGAGTAAAGGATTGGAAATGATCCTGCACCGTtataaatttgatgttaagCCAGAGATG ATCAACAATGATATAGTGGAAACAGCTTGCTACTTATATCATTGTGACTTTCTTGAAAAGAGGCATTCCAAGGGCCTTCACTTGTCAGATTATCACCTTCTGAAAATATCTGGGTTGAACAGTTCCGAATGGGATACTATGAAACTAGTAACTGCTCTGAATAAGATAACTCGCCCTGGAGAAGAAATTGAGCACCCCCCTGAG ATGTTTTCATCAGATGAGCTATTAAAGATAGAGAAAGATGCAGATAAATACAAGGATAAGATCTATAAGACTGCTGTCTCTGAGATCTGGAATGACTTAGTGTGTTCCTACAGTATCAAGAAGGAAAAGCTGAGACACATGCAATTCTTGGTTGAGGCGGCGGCACAGGAAGCTGCCAAGAGGGAGGTCAATCAAGCTGGTAATGATTGA